The genomic interval ATAAAATGTCGACGATGGTAGGTCGCTCAGGAGCACGGGCACATCCTGCACGAAGTACGAGTCGCGCAGATCGCTCCCGCGCAACTCGGAAAAGGTGACGGGTGAAAAACGCTCCGTGGCACGAAAGGCCGACACTTCGATTTCCGGACCTGGCATCGGCACGGGATCCAGCCGTATCGGTTGAAAGACGCCCGCCTGCGAACGCGGTATCATGATAGAGATCGACGTATAACCGACGTGTGTTACACGCAGGACGGATACGGGACCGGAAGCGGCTTCGAGTGTGAATCGTCCCGAGCGGTCGGCGGCCGTGCCCCCGGGTCCCGGGACCAGCACAATGTTGGCTCCTTCGAGTGGGAGTCCGCTGCGTGCGTCCACCACGCTTCCGGTTATTGTTTGTGAAACAAGTGGGCCCTGCGCGAACAGAAACAGTGCGAGGGCGAGTATCCATGTGTGTCTCATGAGCGATGCTCCAATCGAGAGGTATCAGGAAACTCGACCCTGACGCGGAGAGGTGTGGAAACGAAAAACCGCGTGCCGGGAAAAAGGCAGCGCGGTGTGGAGTTCATTCCTACGCCGGCATTATCCGGGTCAGGTTCGACGGGTGTGTTCTCAGCCGTCCCTTTTTTTGGTGCGGGACAGCACCCCGAGTGACACACCAATCTACGCGTTGCCATGCACTCTGTCAAGGCCCGGAGCACATCTCACCGCGGATGGCCACCGGTAGCGGGGGAACGGCCTTCATTCCGCACACCCGGCGGGCGTATCCCCTTGCACGTCGCGGTTCTCCGTGGGTATTTTGTAAGGATGAATACTCGACACACTCTCGCCCTGATCCTCGCCATGCTGCCAGCGACACTTCTTCTGCATGCGCAGACCTACAAACCAGCTTTCGAAAAAATCACCCTGTCCAACGGTATGGATGTGGTATTCCACCGGGATACGACGCTGCCCGCCGTGTCCATCCATATCGCCTTCCGTGCCGGTTCCAGTTGGGATCCGAGCGGACTCCGCGGCATCGCCACAGTGTCAGGCAATCTGCTGCTTGCCTCGCTTCCAGCGCATGCGGCAAGCGAACTCGGGAAAATTCAGACCGAGGCGACTGCCGCATACGCGTCTTTAACCAGTGTTGATTGGACCAACATCACCCTCACGTATCCGGGCAAATATCTCGACGCGGGGCTTTGGATAGAATCTGAACGCCTGAAAGCCGCGGGCGATGCAGTCACAGAGATCATGCTGAAACAGACTGTTGAGTATATGATTGCACAGCGGCGCGAAACGGCAAAGGATCCATCGGCCGACATGCAGGAAGCGCTCTACAGGGAAATGTATCCCGAGGGTCATCCCTACGCGCATTTGAGCACGGGCGACACAACCGAACTGCGAAAGATCACGCTCGCCGAAGTACGGAAGTTTATGAAACTCTTCCATACGGCGGGCAATGCGAGCATGACAATATCAGGCGACTTCCGAATCGATGATGCAAAAAAACTCGTGAGGAAATATTTTGCGGGACTTCCCGCGAGCAAACGCTTCGTCTGGAAAACCGAGGCGCGAAAGTTTGATCCGGCAGGACCCGTCGCGCTGATCAAACAGGCACCCGTCGATTTTTCGACGTTGCAGATCGTCTTTCCCACCGTGCCCCTGGGCGATCCCGACGAGGCGGCCCTGCAGTTGCTCGCCAAACTGCTCGCGGGCGCGGGGGATGCGCGGCTCAAGAAATTGTTCCTCGACAACAATCCCAACGTGCTCGATGTAACGGCACGGCAGACCAGCCAGGATCTGCACGGGATGTTCGCCATCACCATCACATGCAGGGCCGAGACGCAGTTGCGTACGGTGTTCGAGCAGGCGTTGACCCTTCTGCAAACCATCCCGCGGACTCCGGTGTCGGAGGATGAGATGTCGATGTCGCGGTCGCTCAACGAAATGGAATTTCTTCTGCCGATGGAATCGGTGCACGGTTTTGGCGGCCGGGGTGACGCGTTGAACCTCGGCAATCTCTACACCTCAAATCCCGCGTCACAATTTACCGGCATCGAGGCGCAGGCGCGTGTCTCACCATTTGCGCTCCGCGAGGCGGCACGGCGTTACCTCTCCGGCGCGTCTGTGGTAGTGCTGAGCATCGTTCCAGCGGGACGACAGGAACTGGGCGTCACGTTGTAAACCCATATCCGCCCCGCCTCGCGAGAGTGCGGCGCGGAATCGCTGCAAAAGAAAGGGCCCGCGTATAAAAGACGAGCGCCCGGCTCCTCTGGCTCCCCAGGATCCGGGCGTCGATGTGACAGGCGGTGCCGTCTGCTACGGCGGTGGGTAATGTGCGGGTGAGCCGTTCGGCTCGCGGTTCATTCGGTGTGTGGTGGGGGGTGAAACATTCCGTCCATTCTCATCATCGTGTGCCGTCGCAACCCCTAGCGGGATGCAGCGATCGGCGCGCCTTGCACGAATGAGATGAGATCGGCTGCGGAAATTCCTGATGCGACGTCGTGTGCCGCTGTATCGCTGCTGCGCAGTGTAATGTTTGTGCGCGGTATGGCGAGCTGCATGGTGAGGCTGCCCTCGGTGATCGTGACGTAGAGCCCGTCCTCGTCACGCACATCGACCACCGCGGTTGCGCCGCTGTGGGCATCGCGCATGCGGATGACACCGGCCTTTACATGGGTGTCGAATTCGAAAGCGTAGTCGCGCACACTGATCGTGTTCTGGGTAATAACCACGATGCCGTCGTTGCTGCGGCACAAAAGCGCGGCTGCGCGTTCGTCGTGCTGCGCGGTTGCAGTGATGGAAACGAATGCCATAGCGGCTGCGAGTATGGGAAGAAATCCTTTGAGGGCCATTGTATCCTCCATGTCTGAGGTTGTGTAACGTGTCTGCATGGAGCAATAACAAAACCGTGCCATGTGAAATTCTTGTGAATTTCAGCCGCATTGTATGGGGATCTTTTTTTCCCTGTGAATGCAAGTCCCACGCCTGTGAAGTCGCTTCACGTGTGAAGCGGCTTCACACATGGCACATTTTCTTGCTCGCGAAACAATGTATATGTGTCCTGACCGCGGCATCACGGCTGTGCACTGTTGATGTCTGCTTTTAGTGTACAG from Ignavibacteriota bacterium carries:
- a CDS encoding insulinase family protein yields the protein MNTRHTLALILAMLPATLLLHAQTYKPAFEKITLSNGMDVVFHRDTTLPAVSIHIAFRAGSSWDPSGLRGIATVSGNLLLASLPAHAASELGKIQTEATAAYASLTSVDWTNITLTYPGKYLDAGLWIESERLKAAGDAVTEIMLKQTVEYMIAQRRETAKDPSADMQEALYREMYPEGHPYAHLSTGDTTELRKITLAEVRKFMKLFHTAGNASMTISGDFRIDDAKKLVRKYFAGLPASKRFVWKTEARKFDPAGPVALIKQAPVDFSTLQIVFPTVPLGDPDEAALQLLAKLLAGAGDARLKKLFLDNNPNVLDVTARQTSQDLHGMFAITITCRAETQLRTVFEQALTLLQTIPRTPVSEDEMSMSRSLNEMEFLLPMESVHGFGGRGDALNLGNLYTSNPASQFTGIEAQARVSPFALREAARRYLSGASVVVLSIVPAGRQELGVTL